One window of Streptococcus suis genomic DNA carries:
- a CDS encoding DDE-type integrase/transposase/recombinase → MTSIPQNLRYLPHTLETRYHAVKTYRNGASVTFICRRYKVSKASLMRWNKRFDGTKESLKDRSHRPLTPHPKAHTEQELTWIKNCIRRNPQATLIEIFYKLKTNKGYDRHPCSLFRILRKLDFFKSPKTKQKTYVPRPYHTPTELGIKWQMDVKYVPTHCYTGKLPDKFYQYTVIDEASRERFIFPFKEQSSHSTVQFVKMAMRYFGYKPKIIQTDNGFEFTHFKETKQIHPLDLLCQELGIEHKLIRPRTPRHNGKVERSHRNDNRRFYQHLTFYSYDDLIKQMKTYLYRSNRLPMQTLGWKSPIDIRKALLEASS, encoded by the coding sequence GCTGTTAAAACCTATCGAAATGGAGCTTCTGTCACCTTCATCTGTCGACGCTACAAGGTCTCAAAAGCCTCTCTCATGCGGTGGAACAAGCGATTCGACGGCACCAAAGAATCGCTGAAAGACCGGTCGCATCGACCTCTAACACCTCATCCAAAAGCTCATACCGAACAGGAGCTTACCTGGATTAAAAATTGCATCCGAAGAAATCCACAGGCAACCCTCATCGAAATATTCTACAAGCTCAAAACTAATAAGGGCTATGACCGCCATCCCTGCTCTCTCTTTCGAATCTTGAGAAAACTTGATTTCTTCAAATCCCCTAAAACTAAGCAGAAAACCTATGTGCCTAGGCCTTACCATACCCCAACTGAACTCGGTATCAAGTGGCAAATGGACGTCAAATATGTACCGACTCACTGCTACACAGGCAAGCTACCTGACAAATTCTATCAATATACCGTCATTGATGAGGCCAGCAGGGAACGTTTTATCTTCCCTTTCAAAGAGCAATCTTCTCACTCAACTGTTCAGTTTGTCAAAATGGCTATGAGATACTTTGGATACAAACCCAAAATTATTCAAACGGATAATGGTTTTGAGTTTACCCATTTCAAAGAGACCAAGCAAATTCACCCCCTAGACCTACTTTGTCAGGAACTTGGTATTGAGCACAAACTAATTCGTCCTCGAACACCCAGACATAATGGCAAGGTTGAGCGCAGTCATCGAAATGATAACCGACGTTTCTACCAGCACTTGACCTTTTACTCCTATGACGATCTGATCAAGCAGATGAAAACCTATCTTTATCGTTCTAATCGACTCCCTATGCAAACTTTAGGCTGGAAATCTCCTATCGATATCAGAAAAGCTTTACTAGAAGCTAGCTCCTAG
- a CDS encoding MerR family transcriptional regulator, which translates to MSEKWTVKQVSQLTGLTVRTLHHYDQIGLLKPASVAENGYRYYNQENLARLQEILLFRELDFPLKDIQQLLDVTEVNCQQVLRDHVALLELKRERLDRIISYARLLIEKGGEVMDFHAFDSSQLEAYKTEAKERWGQTAAYAEFEEGYDASKDQAFAREMQSIFEAFGKMQSLEAEHPDVQAQVANLQAYITENFYTCTKEILQNLGLMYVEDERFSANIDRAGGPGTAAFVSQAIAIYCQE; encoded by the coding sequence ATGTCAGAAAAATGGACAGTTAAGCAGGTTAGTCAGCTGACGGGATTGACCGTGCGTACCTTGCACCACTATGACCAGATTGGTTTGCTCAAACCAGCTTCTGTGGCTGAAAATGGTTATCGCTACTATAATCAAGAGAATTTGGCTCGTCTGCAAGAAATTCTATTGTTTCGTGAATTGGATTTTCCTCTCAAAGATATTCAGCAGCTTCTGGACGTGACGGAAGTCAATTGTCAGCAGGTCTTGCGGGATCATGTCGCCCTTTTAGAGCTCAAAAGGGAACGGTTGGATCGCATCATCAGTTACGCCAGATTGCTCATAGAAAAAGGAGGAGAAGTCATGGACTTTCACGCATTTGACAGTAGTCAGCTAGAAGCCTACAAGACGGAGGCCAAGGAGCGGTGGGGACAGACCGCGGCCTATGCTGAGTTTGAAGAAGGTTACGATGCCAGTAAGGATCAAGCGTTTGCCCGAGAGATGCAGAGCATTTTTGAAGCTTTTGGAAAAATGCAGAGCTTGGAAGCCGAACATCCAGATGTGCAGGCTCAGGTAGCGAACTTGCAGGCCTATATCACAGAAAATTTCTACACCTGCACCAAGGAAATCTTGCAAAATCTAGGTCTTATGTATGTTGAGGACGAGCGATTTTCAGCCAACATTGACCGAGCAGGTGGACCAGGCACAGCAGCCTTTGTCAGTCAAGCTATTGCGATTTATTGCCAAGAATAA